In Desulfocurvus vexinensis DSM 17965, a single window of DNA contains:
- a CDS encoding ABC transporter ATP-binding protein: MLHAENLTMAYPGGRTVLAGVDLELAPGRTLAVVGPSGCGKTTLLYMLCGLAAPTSGRVTLDGAPVAAPRPDIAIILQDYGLLPWKTVLDNAALGLTVQGVPRAEREARARAVLAEMGLGGRERDYPARLSGGEQQRVAIARAFAARPKLLLMDEPFSSLDFITREKLQQALLDSWRQRGTPFVLVTHSVEEAVFLGADIAVMGGCPARLTRLVPNPGFGEPGHRDAPGFHATARAVRAALAEAC, encoded by the coding sequence ATGCTGCACGCCGAGAACCTGACCATGGCCTACCCGGGCGGGCGCACCGTGCTCGCCGGGGTGGACCTGGAGCTGGCCCCGGGCCGGACCCTGGCCGTGGTCGGGCCCTCGGGCTGCGGCAAGACCACCCTGCTCTACATGCTCTGCGGGCTGGCCGCGCCCACCTCGGGCCGTGTGACCCTGGACGGCGCGCCCGTGGCCGCGCCCAGGCCCGACATCGCCATCATCCTCCAGGACTACGGCCTGCTGCCGTGGAAGACCGTGCTGGACAACGCGGCCCTGGGGCTCACGGTCCAGGGCGTGCCCCGGGCCGAGCGCGAGGCCCGGGCCCGGGCCGTGCTGGCCGAAATGGGCCTGGGCGGGCGCGAGCGCGACTATCCGGCGCGCCTGTCCGGCGGCGAGCAGCAGCGCGTGGCCATCGCCCGGGCCTTTGCCGCGCGGCCCAAGCTGCTGCTCATGGACGAGCCCTTCTCCAGCCTGGACTTCATCACCCGCGAAAAGCTCCAGCAGGCCCTTTTGGACTCCTGGCGCCAGCGGGGCACGCCCTTCGTGCTGGTCACGCACAGCGTGGAGGAGGCCGTGTTCCTGGGCGCGGACATCGCCGTCATGGGCGGCTGCCCGGCGCGCCTGACGCGGCTCGTCCCCAACCCCGGGTTCGGCGAGCCCGGACACCGCGACGCCCCGGGCTTCCACGCCACGGCCCGGGCCGTGCGCGCGGCCCTGGCCGAGGCCTGCTGA
- a CDS encoding lipid A deacylase LpxR family protein has product MPSRTPLALLLLLALATLAVLAPLGPARAADDASALEPLAPEDSYTVTFYDENDFFAGTDEHYTNAFRISALSKDLPRYAQEPFLRDNAPWLAEALESIPLMSGRPEGTTYNVGFSLGNSIYTPVDTRANGLRADDRPYAGYTYLGLALHAKNATRLDTFEIAAGVVGPSSGGKLVQDSWHHLINKYRSQGWKHQLHDEPALNLTWQRTQRPLLVGLGHGWALDALPHYGGTLGNVFTYANAGGQVRVGRYLPADFGVSLIRPGSIVGAPGSPDDPQVTGRLAYNVFAGVDGRAVARNIFLDGNTWRDSHSVTRKPFVADLYCGASVLWRRWTFTYTHVYRSPEFEGQHDGQLFGSFSVGYTF; this is encoded by the coding sequence ATGCCCTCCCGCACGCCCCTGGCCCTGCTGCTGCTCCTCGCCCTGGCCACCCTGGCCGTCCTGGCCCCCCTGGGCCCGGCCCGCGCCGCCGACGACGCGTCCGCCCTGGAGCCCCTGGCCCCGGAGGACTCCTACACCGTCACCTTCTACGACGAGAACGACTTCTTCGCCGGGACCGACGAGCACTATACCAACGCCTTCCGCATCTCGGCCCTGTCCAAGGACCTGCCGCGCTACGCCCAGGAGCCCTTCCTGCGCGACAACGCCCCCTGGCTGGCCGAGGCCCTGGAATCCATCCCGCTCATGAGCGGCCGCCCCGAGGGCACCACCTACAACGTGGGCTTCTCCCTGGGCAACAGCATCTACACCCCCGTGGACACCCGGGCCAACGGCCTGCGTGCCGACGACCGGCCCTACGCCGGGTACACCTACCTGGGCCTGGCCCTGCACGCCAAGAACGCCACGCGCCTGGACACCTTCGAGATCGCCGCAGGCGTGGTCGGCCCGTCCTCGGGCGGCAAGCTCGTGCAGGACAGCTGGCACCACCTCATCAACAAGTACCGCTCCCAGGGCTGGAAGCATCAGCTTCACGACGAACCGGCCCTGAACCTGACCTGGCAGCGCACCCAGCGGCCCCTGCTGGTGGGCCTGGGCCACGGCTGGGCCCTGGACGCCCTGCCCCACTACGGCGGCACCCTGGGCAACGTGTTCACCTACGCCAACGCGGGGGGCCAGGTGCGCGTGGGCCGCTACCTGCCTGCGGACTTCGGCGTCTCCCTCATCCGCCCCGGGTCCATCGTCGGCGCCCCGGGCTCGCCCGACGACCCCCAGGTCACCGGCAGGCTGGCCTACAACGTCTTCGCGGGCGTGGACGGCCGCGCCGTGGCCCGCAACATCTTCCTGGACGGCAACACCTGGCGCGACAGCCACAGCGTGACCCGCAAGCCCTTCGTGGCCGACCTCTACTGCGGGGCCTCGGTGCTGTGGCGGCGCTGGACCTTCACCTACACCCACGTCTACCGCTCCCCGGAATTCGAGGGCCAGCACGACGGGCAGCTCTTCGGCTCCTTCAGCGTGGGCTACACGTTCTGA
- a CDS encoding cytochrome c oxidase subunit I, producing MNDASAAPGSFWDARGLASWLFTIDHKRIGLLYLWCVLGFFIVGVSLGLLVRLELIAPGRTIMGPQTYNAMFTLHGVIMIFLVVIPSIPASFGNIILPLHLGAEDVAFPRLNMFSWWLYAIGAVTALAALFTGDGPPDTGWTFYVPFSAVTTTNVSVAVAAVFVLGFSSILTGLNFIVTIHRLRAPGLTWTHLSLFAWALYATAWIQLLATPILGITGLLIIAERVLDMGVFDPARGGDPILYQHLFWIYSHPAVYIMILPAMGVISDIIPVFARKAIFGYKTIAFSSLAIAFAGSLVWAHHMFVSGMSDTAVMVFSLLTFVVAIPSAVKVFNWVSTLYKGSIHMEPPLVFALGFIFLFTMGGITGLVLGAAGADMHVHDTYFVVGHFHYVIFGGTGMGLFAALHYWLPKVHGRMYNKRVATWSAIILVVGMNGLYFPMYLLGLAGMPRRYYDYLPQYTALHEASTVGSWVVVAGLALMFVNLWRGMRSGPRVGPNPWGAATLEWTLPSPPPTHNFPVEPVVERGPYDFRGVRADD from the coding sequence ATGAACGATGCAAGCGCCGCCCCCGGGAGCTTCTGGGACGCCCGGGGCCTGGCCTCCTGGCTGTTCACCATCGACCACAAGCGCATCGGGCTGCTCTACCTGTGGTGCGTGCTGGGGTTCTTCATCGTCGGGGTCTCCCTGGGGCTGCTGGTTCGCCTGGAGCTCATCGCCCCGGGGCGGACCATCATGGGACCGCAGACCTACAACGCCATGTTCACCCTGCACGGGGTGATCATGATTTTCCTGGTGGTCATCCCCAGCATCCCGGCGTCCTTCGGCAATATCATCCTGCCGCTGCACCTGGGCGCCGAGGACGTGGCCTTCCCCCGGCTGAACATGTTCTCCTGGTGGCTGTACGCCATCGGCGCCGTCACGGCCCTGGCCGCGCTGTTCACCGGCGACGGCCCGCCCGACACGGGCTGGACCTTCTACGTGCCCTTCTCGGCGGTGACCACCACCAACGTCTCCGTGGCCGTGGCCGCCGTGTTCGTCCTCGGGTTCTCGTCCATCCTCACCGGGCTCAATTTCATCGTCACCATCCACCGCCTGCGCGCCCCGGGGCTGACCTGGACGCACCTGTCGCTGTTCGCCTGGGCGCTGTACGCCACGGCCTGGATCCAGCTCCTGGCCACGCCCATCCTGGGCATCACCGGGCTGCTGATCATCGCCGAGCGCGTGCTGGACATGGGCGTGTTCGACCCCGCCCGGGGCGGCGATCCCATCTTGTACCAGCACCTGTTCTGGATCTACTCCCACCCGGCGGTGTACATCATGATCCTGCCCGCCATGGGCGTGATCTCGGACATCATCCCCGTGTTCGCGCGCAAGGCCATCTTCGGCTACAAGACCATCGCCTTCTCCAGCCTGGCCATCGCCTTCGCGGGCTCGCTGGTCTGGGCGCACCACATGTTCGTCTCGGGCATGAGCGACACGGCGGTGATGGTCTTCTCGCTTTTGACCTTCGTGGTGGCCATCCCCTCGGCGGTGAAGGTCTTCAACTGGGTCAGCACGCTGTACAAAGGCTCCATCCACATGGAGCCGCCCCTGGTCTTCGCCCTGGGCTTCATCTTCCTGTTCACCATGGGCGGCATCACCGGGCTGGTGCTGGGCGCCGCCGGGGCGGACATGCACGTCCACGACACCTACTTCGTGGTCGGGCACTTCCACTACGTGATCTTCGGCGGCACGGGCATGGGCCTGTTCGCGGCCCTGCACTACTGGCTGCCCAAGGTCCATGGCCGGATGTACAACAAGCGGGTGGCCACCTGGTCGGCCATCATCCTCGTCGTGGGCATGAACGGGCTGTATTTCCCCATGTACCTGCTGGGCCTGGCGGGCATGCCCCGGCGCTACTACGACTACCTGCCGCAGTACACCGCCCTGCACGAGGCCTCCACCGTGGGCTCGTGGGTCGTGGTGGCCGGGCTGGCGCTGATGTTCGTCAACCTCTGGCGCGGGATGCGCTCGGGCCCGCGCGTGGGGCCCAACCCCTGGGGCGCGGCCACCCTGGAGTGGACCCTGCCCTCGCCGCCGCCGACCCACAACTTCCCCGTGGAGCCCGTGGTGGAGCGCGGCCCCTACGACTTCCGGGGGGTGCGCGCCGATGACTGA
- a CDS encoding cytochrome c oxidase subunit 3 family protein produces MTDAHRDYEGAKLGMWLFLFTEILLFGGLFVLFAVSMARHHDAFHMASQQLDPAMGAANTVVLITSSWLVAMAVAALKLGQDARARALTLGTIALAGVFLVIKYFEWSAKFRHGLYPGSAELAAHPPGEAAYFALYYAMTGLHGIHVLVGMGVLGFAWWLMRTGRCTQGDFVFLENAALYWHLVDLIWIYLFPLFYLVG; encoded by the coding sequence ATGACTGATGCGCACCGCGACTACGAGGGCGCCAAGCTGGGCATGTGGCTGTTCCTGTTCACGGAGATCCTGCTTTTTGGCGGGCTGTTCGTGCTCTTCGCGGTCTCCATGGCGCGCCACCACGACGCCTTCCACATGGCCAGCCAGCAGCTCGACCCGGCCATGGGCGCGGCCAACACCGTGGTGCTCATCACCTCGAGCTGGCTGGTGGCCATGGCCGTGGCGGCCCTCAAGCTCGGGCAGGACGCCCGGGCCCGGGCCCTGACCCTGGGGACCATCGCCCTGGCCGGGGTCTTCCTGGTCATCAAGTACTTCGAGTGGAGCGCCAAGTTCCGCCACGGGCTGTATCCCGGCTCGGCGGAGCTGGCCGCGCACCCCCCGGGCGAGGCGGCCTATTTCGCCCTGTACTACGCCATGACCGGGCTGCACGGGATCCACGTGCTGGTGGGCATGGGCGTGCTGGGGTTCGCGTGGTGGCTCATGCGCACCGGGCGCTGCACCCAGGGCGATTTCGTGTTCCTGGAGAACGCGGCCCTGTACTGGCACCTGGTGGACCTGATCTGGATCTACCTGTTCCCGCTGTTCTATCTGGTGGGCTGA
- the pspF gene encoding phage shock protein operon transcriptional activator, whose amino-acid sequence MQHPPSLPEALGQSDAFLEFMERLSAAAGVDRPVLVVGERGTGKELAAGRLHYLSARWSGPFVALNCAALPETLVESELFGHEAGAFTGAAARRTGRFERADGGTLFLDEIGAMPLPVQEKILRVVEYGSFERVGGSRPVDVDVRVVGATNEDLPALARVGRFKRDLLDRLSFEVITVPPLRQRPGDVALLARHFAARMAVELGLPEVPELPPGVLRTLEAHPWPGNVRELKNAVERAVYRAGGGPLAGLTLDPFESPWRPAPPEPGAPAAPPAAAPAAGPALPASLPDAVRALELDMLRRALTSARHRQRTAARLLGLGYHQFRGLYRKYKDDLDAGA is encoded by the coding sequence ATGCAGCACCCGCCGTCCCTGCCCGAGGCCCTGGGCCAGTCCGACGCCTTCCTGGAGTTCATGGAGCGCCTGTCCGCCGCCGCCGGGGTGGACAGGCCGGTGCTGGTGGTGGGCGAGCGCGGCACGGGCAAGGAGCTGGCCGCCGGGCGGCTGCACTACCTCTCGGCGCGCTGGTCCGGGCCCTTCGTGGCCCTGAACTGCGCGGCCCTGCCCGAAACGCTGGTGGAAAGCGAGCTGTTCGGCCACGAGGCCGGGGCCTTCACCGGCGCGGCCGCCCGGCGCACCGGGCGCTTCGAGCGCGCCGATGGCGGCACGCTGTTCCTGGACGAGATCGGGGCCATGCCCCTGCCGGTGCAGGAAAAGATCCTGCGCGTGGTGGAGTATGGCAGCTTCGAGCGCGTGGGCGGCTCGCGCCCGGTGGACGTGGACGTGCGCGTGGTGGGCGCCACCAACGAGGACCTGCCCGCCCTGGCCCGGGTCGGGCGCTTCAAGCGCGACCTGCTCGACCGCCTGAGCTTCGAGGTCATCACCGTGCCACCCCTGCGCCAGCGCCCCGGCGACGTGGCCCTGCTGGCGCGGCACTTCGCCGCGCGCATGGCCGTGGAGCTGGGCCTGCCCGAGGTGCCGGAGCTGCCCCCCGGGGTGCTGCGCACCCTGGAGGCCCACCCCTGGCCGGGCAACGTCCGCGAGCTGAAAAACGCCGTGGAGCGCGCCGTGTACCGCGCCGGGGGCGGGCCCCTGGCCGGGCTGACCCTGGACCCCTTCGAGTCGCCCTGGCGCCCCGCGCCCCCGGAGCCCGGGGCCCCCGCCGCCCCGCCCGCCGCCGCCCCGGCCGCAGGCCCCGCCCTGCCCGCGTCCCTGCCGGACGCCGTGCGCGCCCTGGAGCTGGACATGCTGCGCCGGGCCTTGACTTCGGCCCGCCATCGGCAGAGAACGGCGGCACGCCTGCTGGGCCTGGGCTACCACCAGTTCCGGGGCCTGTACCGCAAATACAAGGACGACCTCGACGCCGGGGCCTGA
- the pspA gene encoding phage shock protein PspA — translation MGVFNRFKDIVTSNISALLDGAEDPRKLIRLMVREMEETLVELKANCAGIMAERKALEREREAVAGAADKWHARAELAVAKGREDLAREALLEKTALLRRQDAQDAEAAHLEALVDQAREDIARLEDKLASAREKQRLLEQRHARARTRTRAGQTLTRADSSDAMRRFDNFESRIEHLESEAELAAPGRAADLEQEFARLEKDDSIEAELAELRGRSKAAPKARAAKADVND, via the coding sequence ATGGGCGTCTTCAACCGTTTCAAGGACATCGTGACCTCCAACATCAGCGCGCTGCTCGACGGCGCCGAGGACCCGCGCAAGCTCATCCGGCTCATGGTCCGCGAGATGGAGGAGACCCTGGTGGAGCTCAAGGCCAACTGCGCCGGGATCATGGCCGAGCGCAAGGCCCTGGAGCGCGAGCGCGAGGCCGTGGCCGGGGCCGCCGACAAGTGGCACGCCCGGGCCGAGCTGGCCGTGGCCAAGGGCCGCGAAGACCTGGCCCGCGAGGCGCTGCTGGAAAAGACCGCGCTCCTGCGCCGCCAGGACGCCCAGGACGCCGAGGCCGCGCACCTCGAAGCCCTGGTGGACCAGGCCCGCGAGGACATCGCCCGCCTGGAGGACAAGCTGGCCTCGGCCCGCGAGAAGCAGCGCCTGCTGGAGCAGCGCCACGCCAGGGCCCGCACGCGCACCCGCGCCGGGCAGACCCTGACCCGCGCCGACAGCTCCGACGCCATGCGCCGCTTCGACAATTTCGAAAGCCGCATCGAGCACTTGGAGTCCGAAGCCGAGCTGGCCGCCCCGGGCCGGGCCGCCGATCTGGAACAGGAGTTTGCACGGCTGGAAAAGGACGATAGTATCGAGGCCGAGCTGGCCGAGTTGCGGGGCCGCTCCAAGGCGGCGCCCAAGGCCCGGGCCGCCAAGGCGGATGTGAACGACTGA
- a CDS encoding PspC domain-containing protein — translation MTRHDGRTGGFGHARGGPGRRAAGRGCCEGPGGGGGPYRSRQGMVLGVCRGLAEHLDFPVFWLRVLAVLAIVFTGLWPGLALYFGAGLFMRLEPVVPVSSPGEREFYDAYAASRAGALARIRDKFERLERRIRRMEDVVTSRDYAWEERLRQRR, via the coding sequence ATGACCCGGCATGACGGACGCACAGGCGGTTTCGGCCACGCCCGGGGCGGCCCCGGCCGGCGCGCGGCGGGCCGGGGTTGCTGCGAGGGCCCCGGGGGCGGGGGCGGGCCCTACCGCTCGCGCCAGGGCATGGTCCTTGGCGTGTGCCGGGGGCTGGCCGAGCATCTCGACTTTCCCGTGTTCTGGCTGCGCGTGCTTGCCGTGCTGGCCATCGTGTTCACCGGGCTGTGGCCCGGGCTGGCCCTGTATTTCGGCGCCGGGCTGTTCATGCGCCTGGAGCCCGTGGTGCCCGTGAGCTCCCCGGGCGAGCGCGAGTTCTACGACGCCTACGCCGCCTCGCGCGCCGGGGCCCTGGCGCGCATCCGCGACAAGTTCGAGCGCCTGGAGCGGCGCATCCGGCGCATGGAGGACGTGGTCACCTCGCGCGACTACGCCTGGGAGGAGCGCCTGCGCCAGCGGCGCTGA
- a CDS encoding c-type cytochrome → MKRIIAIALTTVFAATLFAAAAMADGAALYGSCKGCHGADGSKTAMNVSPALKGQSADDLLAKLKGYKDGTYKIQDKTAPMMAKFVQKMSDEELKSLADHIATF, encoded by the coding sequence ATGAAACGGATTATCGCCATTGCCCTGACCACCGTTTTCGCCGCGACCCTGTTCGCCGCCGCCGCCATGGCCGACGGCGCGGCGCTCTACGGCAGCTGCAAGGGCTGCCACGGCGCCGACGGCTCCAAGACCGCCATGAACGTGTCCCCGGCCCTCAAGGGCCAGAGCGCCGACGACCTGCTGGCCAAGCTCAAGGGCTACAAGGACGGCACCTACAAGATCCAGGACAAGACCGCGCCCATGATGGCCAAGTTCGTGCAGAAGATGAGCGATGAGGAGTTGAAGAGCCTTGCCGACCATATCGCCACGTTCTAG
- a CDS encoding cytochrome C oxidase subunit IV family protein, translated as MTHGTTQAHHGPGYGLLTGIWLGLLALTVITVWVAGIDLGFWNVVVAMAVATVKAALVVLIFMHLKYENWVFKGFVLLTFALLAIFIGFTFFDTAYR; from the coding sequence ATGACGCACGGCACGACGCAGGCGCATCACGGCCCGGGCTACGGCCTGCTCACGGGCATCTGGCTCGGGCTCCTGGCCCTGACGGTCATCACGGTGTGGGTTGCGGGCATCGACCTGGGCTTCTGGAACGTGGTGGTGGCCATGGCCGTGGCCACGGTCAAGGCCGCCCTGGTGGTGCTCATCTTCATGCACCTCAAGTACGAGAACTGGGTCTTCAAGGGCTTCGTGCTGCTGACCTTCGCCCTGCTGGCGATCTTCATCGGCTTCACCTTCTTCGACACCGCCTACAGGTAG
- a CDS encoding ABC transporter substrate-binding protein: MMRRLACATMAAALVFGLAGAAWAQALRLGILPVLDTLPLHVAAQEGLFAAQGLDVELVPFASAMERDTAMQSGQLDGYFGDLVATLALIRAGVPMRVATVSYRTTPGQRMFAVVASPKGAAPGAPLGFSRTTVMEFLLGRMAPGDAAGGQAFTRMEVKKIPIRMQMLMAGQLGYAILPEPLATLVQSHGGQVLATDEALDVPLTVICLREDKMGRRAAFLAAYARAVEALAERPEDFRALMAEKCQMPGPLAAGFPVYRYPAPSLPSPEELDQVQDWMLSVGLLDEALPYALVVPEH; this comes from the coding sequence ATGATGCGGCGACTGGCTTGCGCGACGATGGCTGCGGCGCTGGTGTTCGGGCTGGCGGGCGCGGCCTGGGCCCAGGCCCTGCGCCTGGGCATCCTGCCTGTGCTGGACACCCTGCCCCTGCACGTGGCCGCGCAAGAAGGGCTCTTCGCCGCCCAGGGCCTGGACGTGGAGCTGGTGCCCTTCGCCAGCGCCATGGAGCGCGACACGGCCATGCAGAGCGGCCAGCTCGACGGCTATTTCGGCGACCTGGTGGCCACCCTGGCCCTGATCCGCGCCGGAGTGCCCATGCGCGTGGCCACCGTGAGCTACCGCACCACCCCCGGCCAGCGCATGTTCGCCGTGGTGGCCTCGCCCAAGGGCGCGGCCCCGGGCGCGCCCCTGGGCTTCTCGCGCACCACGGTCATGGAATTCCTGCTCGGGCGCATGGCCCCGGGCGACGCGGCGGGCGGGCAGGCCTTCACGCGCATGGAGGTCAAAAAGATCCCCATCCGCATGCAGATGCTCATGGCCGGGCAACTGGGCTACGCCATCCTGCCCGAGCCACTGGCCACGCTGGTCCAGTCCCACGGCGGGCAGGTGCTGGCCACGGACGAGGCCCTGGACGTGCCCCTGACCGTGATCTGCCTGCGCGAGGACAAGATGGGCCGCCGCGCCGCCTTCCTGGCGGCCTACGCCCGGGCCGTGGAGGCCCTGGCCGAGCGCCCCGAGGACTTCCGCGCCCTGATGGCCGAGAAGTGCCAGATGCCCGGGCCCCTGGCGGCGGGCTTTCCCGTGTACCGCTACCCGGCCCCCTCCCTGCCCAGCCCGGAAGAGCTGGACCAGGTCCAGGACTGGATGCTCTCCGTGGGCCTGCTGGACGAGGCCCTGCCCTACGCCCTCGTGGTGCCGGAGCACTAG
- a CDS encoding ABC transporter permease — protein sequence MRAALRYAAVVALLALAWKALALGPAGDVLPHPEEALAAFVRQLGRAEFWGHVRASAARAVAAMAVAWGLAFPLGVLMGSLPRLDRALSPFVTLTYPVPKIVLLPVFFLLLGLGEASRVGMIALILAYQILVTTRDGVRAVNPKYLDTIHSLGGTYRHALRHVLLPAALPHGFTALRLGTGVSVAVLFFVESFATQQGLGYFIMDSWGRLDYADMFAGIFGMSALGVALYETTDLLERRACRWRTRRG from the coding sequence ATGCGCGCGGCCCTGCGCTACGCGGCGGTGGTGGCCCTGCTGGCCCTGGCCTGGAAGGCCCTGGCCCTGGGCCCGGCGGGCGACGTGCTGCCGCACCCCGAAGAGGCCCTGGCGGCCTTCGTGCGCCAGCTGGGGCGCGCGGAATTCTGGGGCCATGTGCGGGCCAGCGCCGCGCGCGCGGTGGCGGCCATGGCCGTGGCCTGGGGCCTGGCCTTCCCCCTGGGGGTGCTCATGGGCAGCCTGCCCCGGCTGGACCGCGCCCTGTCGCCCTTCGTGACCCTGACCTACCCCGTGCCCAAGATCGTGCTGCTGCCCGTGTTCTTCCTGCTGCTGGGCCTGGGCGAGGCCTCGCGCGTGGGCATGATCGCCCTGATCCTGGCCTACCAGATCCTGGTCACCACCCGCGACGGAGTGCGCGCCGTGAACCCCAAGTATCTGGACACCATCCACTCCCTGGGCGGCACCTACCGCCACGCCCTGCGCCATGTGCTGCTGCCTGCGGCCCTGCCCCACGGCTTCACGGCCCTGCGCCTGGGCACGGGGGTGTCCGTGGCCGTGCTGTTCTTCGTGGAGAGCTTCGCCACCCAGCAGGGCCTGGGCTATTTCATCATGGATTCCTGGGGCCGCCTGGACTACGCGGACATGTTCGCGGGCATCTTCGGCATGAGCGCCCTGGGCGTGGCCCTCTACGAGACCACCGACCTGCTGGAGCGCCGGGCCTGCCGCTGGCGCACCCGCCGGGGCTGA
- a CDS encoding SCO family protein: MPTISPRSSRSLAARLGLWAVAVFFGAALWAAPACAAWAQDGHAHQEPAPAAHEAHGAAAHDAHGGHGAPAGHEDHTDGEHAAHPAAAAPADQFTPAPDLPAHDHEAMQALAEERKTPVGVDEHLGGYVPLDTVFTDSQGREVALGEVMGAPTLILPVFYTCPNVCNILQGAMARVLPKVSLTPGQDLKIVSLSFDERDTPEAAARNKRNFAAALGQGFPPEHWAFLTGSRESIATTMDALGFRFQRMGDDFAHPVVVVAVAPDGKIVRYLYGSDFLPFDVTMAATEAAKGTPGLSVKRILSYCYSYDPKGRRYAFDILRVTGFTVLGTIALLLVVLLAAGKRKRR, from the coding sequence TTGCCGACCATATCGCCACGTTCTAGCCGGAGCCTCGCGGCCCGGCTCGGCCTGTGGGCCGTGGCGGTGTTTTTCGGGGCGGCCCTGTGGGCCGCCCCGGCTTGTGCCGCCTGGGCCCAGGATGGCCACGCCCACCAGGAGCCCGCCCCGGCAGCCCACGAGGCCCACGGGGCCGCCGCCCACGACGCGCACGGGGGGCACGGCGCCCCCGCGGGCCACGAGGACCACACGGACGGGGAGCATGCGGCCCACCCGGCCGCCGCCGCGCCCGCCGACCAGTTCACCCCCGCCCCGGACCTGCCCGCCCACGACCACGAGGCCATGCAGGCCCTGGCCGAGGAGCGCAAGACCCCCGTGGGCGTGGACGAGCACCTGGGCGGCTACGTGCCCCTGGACACGGTGTTCACCGACTCCCAGGGCCGCGAGGTGGCCCTGGGCGAGGTCATGGGTGCGCCCACGCTGATCCTGCCGGTGTTCTACACCTGCCCCAACGTCTGCAACATCCTGCAAGGGGCCATGGCCCGGGTGCTGCCCAAGGTCAGCCTGACCCCCGGGCAGGACCTGAAGATCGTCTCCCTGAGCTTCGACGAGCGCGACACCCCCGAGGCCGCCGCGCGCAACAAGCGCAACTTCGCCGCCGCCCTGGGCCAGGGCTTCCCCCCCGAGCACTGGGCTTTTCTCACCGGCAGCCGCGAGAGCATCGCCACGACCATGGACGCCCTGGGCTTCCGCTTCCAGCGCATGGGCGACGACTTCGCCCACCCGGTGGTGGTGGTGGCCGTGGCGCCCGACGGCAAAATCGTGCGCTACCTCTACGGCTCGGACTTTTTGCCCTTCGACGTGACCATGGCCGCCACCGAGGCCGCCAAGGGCACCCCGGGGCTGTCGGTCAAGCGCATCCTGTCCTACTGCTACAGCTACGACCCCAAGGGCCGCCGCTACGCCTTCGACATCCTGCGCGTCACGGGGTTCACGGTTCTTGGCACCATCGCCCTGCTGCTGGTCGTCCTGCTGGCCGCAGGCAAGCGCAAACGCCGTTAG